The region tcacaaacttaattcttattaatttttgactaatattaattaaacaatatgatttctcctttaatatattattctcataatatattaataaatcatgtttaatcatttctctccataattcatcctatcaagttgctttggtgaaggcaacccaaaaggaccatgcaccatcgggtcaagtacataccaaaatagttatggacttagacactaatccaacagtctcccacttgtataagtctaataactattctgcgtatgacttcagatcctgatctgcaatcatagctttccaaagccgctgtcaactctgatcttatcagatacgcgtgtccttaagataagggatcatatattcctccattctagatatcgtatagactgagacatggatctaaatcattctctctgtctatgtactgtttcccgaattcagatttatgacgactgacaacagactataatttgaacacatcaaattagtcccggcttggccaagcgcttaggcgccatcactaaatcatcgaggggcccacagatatcgcttttatcctactttgaataaaagaaacggataaactttgactcaatgctcgcttgcactcacacaccaaatcacacacaacaatatgttttataacaccaagttactggtgcgtttacatattatcaatatgcaaccgactcgcaagatacaactcacacatctcggtttcaagaatataagatgttatcgtctcactaatcacttatgataacaatccatgaagtgatccaagtgagcgtgggtttaatccaatgctcaaatcatattcataagcactcatgaacgttacatcaaacatttgcttatgtctaatgctatttagacaatccacacaccaattcacgacagtcttcattcatatctacttccaacatatgaacgactgtggcccgtttgaataatttgactgttctcaaccaattaaattattcaggaagtcaaaacatgcaaagtggaacacaagaataatactaatcccatatggcctcaaacctttgagtatgaataaaacaccttttatttatcaccatatcgattactcattatttgttgtttcaggtaatcaacttcttacttgaattacaacacttgtcccatgctcttagcatgcacacaatgtttacatacggttcttactttgtgaaatagatcaaatgaacacatttccagtcatactcatttcacaacttctaatcctttttcataagtgaaagaatatcaaattcttgccacttatggaatatgttagattctaacattttatgcaatgatccttttgtaatgtcactgcactaaagtcacaatgaccattgccaatgaaattacaaagtcctctatcagagattgttacaagacaattccatagatgtgatgtctctcactaaaagtacattcatttgaacatcattttgcataaaagtttctaatctagacatagattctcaataactaactcccaatatggaaacatttccatattttccatatgacaactcattcttaatagaatcttttctattcataataatgttgatatggtccatctaatactatacttccaactactcacaagcgaccaatcctcagcgaactttggattgtcctttgatagttgtttaattatcttagtcaaagccgattcttgtccttttcactctaaatgcgctagacatttggaaaattttagaatggtcaaatattatagcatttgcaatcgatcctatacccgaagcgtatgggacacgatgcataatgtcttacataaagatttgatactttatcaatcttctgccctaatattttatgtgctacgttctctcaatccgaactatgaagaggaatgccgtaatcataatcgaattttaagaacgcactatgtttcattgactaaatttattaacattcaataacctaagcctttagatttgaaatgaagcataatattctctcccttaattatagcaaaacaactttacaaccattgcgactttgcaaagtattcagaaacaacttaagttttagaaaaacaatacttattaaatttcttaagttcatgtttctaatacctaatgctttgataatcctttatctaaggttatacacctttcctttagatagctcatatgtgtgtctaaacaatttagactaattgccaaatctcacaatttgaatcatggaaagggataccgtaaccataatcgaattcgagaatccaattttcacaatcactatcttcttaaaatctcttttagtgaaagcctttcctcacagtcattttcatgaaggagggaatcttatgacacttagattttaatggtgtatgtgttcctatccatgtgaatttgttaaaaccaaagtttacgacaactccaaactcatatggaccgaactcttaatcttgatttcttgccttatggtaacacagctgcccaccatgtattCTAagcagttaagcaactcacctttcctatcaatgtacttttcattgatcaaggtctttgccttttatgcattcaaatgagaactcataggacccacatgtataattaactcaattggaacgacataaaaacaagatagtgtcaacacgataggttgtaaacctctactcgtgtgctagtgatgatcgataatgtttattcttgatttgttcttgaaacctttcaagtccattaagactcccactgactccttgacatataagattctcttgtcaataaatatTTCtcgaaaaacaaatattcaagagttagtgtagcctttatcaagacaaaacatttcataaaattggtcctagttggtctttgtcttatccaagacatcacaactttccaatttcaaatgtgagaataggaaagcctttttttccaaattctacatttgatgaatgttataaaccttcttaagacttgtcactcaatattacaatcttaactctaagacttgctTTGGAATGacgtatgattgacttcttgatttaaccatttctttaattcttgattcctcttcatacacttgtactaagacttatttagaggatcaattgaaatatggttcttaatcattaagacatatcataaagtatgAAAGGTACtcccccttcttcttagaatagagaaacttttatctttctgcctacttgattcttttgttcgttctgctattgatttaaacctttttgaatcaattcagaattacacttaatcttataagtatattcatatttactaatcctttagtaaatcatgacgaatatatttgttacccttgtggtggacttgatcaacacaaaactttgtgtactcgatctcctagtccttcacttgacactttgtcagcgaattagtctaatttccaaatatgaaatttctcgttcatcgtgcaaccaagttgcatgattccaagtttctgtccaattgaaacttgggcgatgagaaactctccctatttggtaaattcttgacatttccacaattaacataattaagaatcacatccattcgttgtagaaatatgcaaacatcaatttttcataatgatttcattgcaaggaaataaataaataaataagtcatatcaaaaatttattttattcataaaagttttggaaaacatttatccttataatgcaaaatcaactgaaaactatgtagtcaaaagaaaaattcctaacaactctatcataactttctatgctcaaaaatctaatcttcaaatccatgcgatcgagatccatttcttcatgattagattcatcttgctctttcatcaagcttcctctcttttcactgatcctgcaaaacattcaaatgcaatcttatcacatcatgtattaagagtcaacgaataggaacttaatggaattagatagtggattttacctgaagcacagccatacttttgactctcccatcttctggactcttcaggctcttagggcagacttgtatccaacgccctttctcttggcagcaaacgcaggtcggttctcctagaacgtcctcggaagcatggttggttgactttcccaacaaatatgctctattgctttgccaaatcatttctgattcagcagcaatgagcatgtaagttaggtcaatgaggtttgcgtcatgatccatcatataatactttcttttgaacttattatatgattcagggagtgactgtagaaTCCAGCTTATAGCTAACTCATCAGGGAAtaacgcacccaacataatcaacctatcgatgtgtgatttcattcctagaacgtgggcacacacgggtttaccatcttcatgtttcatttccaatagggctttagtgacattgaacctttcaattcttcgattttgtgggttagggagaataattggaggaggtggaggaagtgaagcatgatatcttgttcctcgatcgaatcgtggaatatcatcttcatgtggaatgcttgttccacgggatttgggaagaccatagttgtcgaactttgacatctacaaaacgggagaaaattaaattcaagttagttgattgattgagtccttcataaatcacccaaatgagatattaaggctaggacccaacacgatacgctacaacctagaaaagggatgccgtaatctagttgtagaatatttgaaggtaagtgaatgacgattcactaatttccaccatgaaaaacgaaaaagaaatttaagttttaaatctatgaaaactcctagatccattgagattcattgaacatttcaacggcatgtttaaatctcaatatgcccctctagtttgtgactgggatgccgaggatcacaaagcgggtgtgaataaccatgcaaacttacatggagcccgcacatgttacagtcacctattcgatgtgccggtaaaccacacacgcttcaccgaactatgacaaacattgagtcaccctttgctacctttgcttagaaccatttagtgtgccggtaaaccacacacgctccactaatgtcttctcaagggcacaaagtgtaatttcatggaattgcatcaattcacttttgcctaaagtaactaagattgggaatttgtaaaacatttagttacttttatacttcattatacttataatggaaagttctgtcctatcctacccgttcggctaacgaccctccactaatcaagagtgcggtgggtaagagtggatacccattcaatcgtcattttataggtaatttccttaaacaccccttatagattaccttcgtgaatgaggcctactaacggtaagactgacttttactcatacatatatataatgttagacttttaatgttatatatagtatagggtgtattttacccttttaaaatactaggtggtcaagtttaaaaattatacttttaattcaattaaatttgtaaaccaaaacttttatggatttattaaacctcttttaattatacaccttaattaattaataaaaccataagggtgtgatatgaacttttcaaaacatcactaggcttttagaatttaacattcctaaattaaaccttttaatcaacttttaaatcccaaaacttgagggcaagttttgaaacatttcaaaacattagggtttagaatttaaacgtacatcaaaattaaacttttaatcaaaatttaaattccaaaacttgagggcaagttttgaaaccttttcaaaacattagggtttcaactatttaaatttcaaaacaaaacttttaagttcaaatttaaactataaaacctaaaggggaaaattaaaacttttcatacaagataattcaaatctaaattacaaataatcaaactttatctaataaaataagtgattatttaaattttgacaattatcttctatttaggtaaggataatcaccaaatattgataaaattcggattttataacaaaaacatgtttatggtaattatccaaagccaaaacaggaagaaaatcgcgaatcTGAGCTGTCAGACCCTTTGAGTCGTCGAGTctggacctggactcgtcgagtacagctgactcggtgagttcaccaagtgactcggcgagtcaaacactcagaagctcaaaaaatcgattttcagtgctgatttcgatcaaatatgcatcaatacaataaaaaccaatcaaggctctgataccactgatgggttttagccataagaacatcctatgtgctcatacaaccctaatgcttggatctcggtttctctattgtacatacaattcatccaagactataaaccctagatctagcatatgataatcaatacaacatataaattagggtttagatcataccttgattgttatgtagcaataacaatctcaaatcctccttgtaatgactttagaaagcttagagtcacaaatgtcactcctctaatggttcacaaacaccaagagcaagaggatgaagaagataagagaaggaggctgcccaaaacgtgtggaaaccctaatcaattagttcaccacgtttttggggcttaagggtcctttaaatagtgaggctattagggttatctaacaaggaaaccctaatttggatgcttaggccctaagcaacccatggactccctccttaaaggcctttggacgatttctaatgggtttccccatagaattcgtccacccctttaatatggagtcccttagctcaatattcaactatcataaatTGACAGTTCTAggcccttaagtttaattaatgtcttttagtcacaaacttaattcttattaattcttgactaatattaattaaacaatatgatttctcctttaatatattattctcataatatattaataaatcatgtttaatcatttctctccataattcatcctatcaagttgctttggtgaaggcaacccaaaaggaccatgcaccattgggtcaagtacataccaaaatagttatggacttagacactaatccaacatgaaaGCCCCGAcaggctcctccccctgccgctgccacAGCCGTTGCGGCTGCCGCGGCCGCTGTCTCTGCAAGAGCCgcgtagcgctcatcaaaatactcaaccatggcggtcttgatcgacccaaacatttccggcaactcagcccggaacatagcaacaacctcatcatgcaggatgtcccgaatcctagcatccaactcatccgtactcatctgaccaattaTCTCGGGTGGTGCTGATCCATCCTGACCActctctcctgatcccgatcccgaaccggatcctgACTCGAAACGTCTCACATCCGCCATACTGAAATGAACCATAAGAATCTCAGATACCTCGGATAACCGCCGAGAACTAACCTCTAACCAAcaacctaggggttgtgacttccttgacatgcgtatgggtcctgtgctttcagtagtacgagcccatactaccttccacgcctacccatatttgtctcaagtatcactaCAACGCCCTAAGgacaacatacataacaagcactcaatcCTCACCCTTAGAGGAATACCGAATACCTCAtatcaaggaaaccctaggctaacaggcatcataaatcaggcaattctatcatgcaattcatgaagatccgtagcctagtactagcatgctgttctaacatatctcaaaaacaaataacttgtatggtattttggggtaacatactggctccagctgatcgtaccctctgtgtccccctttacttattttgaaaaccatttgaaaaccatttttgaaaacctctccttgatttgaaactggattcacacgaatgttcttccaattcactcaaaccaaggctctgctaccaacttgtaacgaccaaaaatttcaaccaatttaaaacactttatttcattcaaaaccattacgttcatacatcttgttttcaaaatagtttaaacatcagagtatcccccagaaccatatcacacaaatcataaaacatgaggagtggtacgatcatgccttcgccttgccaagatctcctgaagcacctgaaacaataaaccacaactgtaagcccaaaagcttagtgagttcccccaaagcacccatacacacataaatatatgcatacaacaaagaacaacatactacgggtccaatcaaccttccaGTTGGAATACCCttgcccctcaaccatcgggttggaatgcctacgtactacgagcccaatcatcctaccgggacggaatactctcggcccacaaccatcgggttggaatgcccatacaCCTATCCATAcaacaataactactatgggtccaatcatccctcgagatggaataccccagaccccTCAACCATCTGGTTGGAATACCAACGTACTATGAGTCTAATcttcctaccgggatggaatactcctggcccataaCCATCTGGTTGTAATGCCAATCTATACTAGCAAACAGGCACACATAACAGGCGACCACATAACACTCTATAGAACCAACATACTAGGGCCCAatcatcctaccaggatggaataccctctgctactgctcaacatacataacccgcAGGTAACCTCCTTCCAGCGTACATAAGGCATGACCAACTACAAGTCTATAAATAACCACCACCCAACTATCAGGGCGCTGATCCGACAGAACTAGCCATCACTTAACTATCTATTCctctaggatactaagctaacaaggCATATTCTCGTATcaatatcctatataccaggatactagcaagcatatcatcacacaacataacaagctctaaacaacaatccaaagggccggccttggtgccttagaaccttgagtacagtgaggaaaactcaccttgaacTACTGAAACACTGTTGGTACCCTTCTGACTGCTATCTGACAATCCCCGCACTGCTGCTCCTCTAGCGCCTCGAACTATCAATGCCACAAAAACACTTAGCCCCAAAACAAtatccttctaagggtaaaatgaccattttacccttaacccaAACTGGTCCAAAACTAAGGTCCAAAACCACAACATGAAAAGCCCAACACTAGAAAAGATTCTCAAGCCCACTAGtgacccactaatggcccaattgcTACATTTGGCCCAATCCCTTAATTGGCCTCACCCTAAGCCCAAATTATATTCCTTGGCCCATATAATATGATTTATgtgggcccactaaggcccaaataccCAAACATGCCCCAAACCACGACCCAAAACCCATGATCCAACAGAtagggttacgcggggcgtaaatcaATGTACACTTAGCGTATAGGCTCGAtgatggtacgttgggcgtacctgcacGTACGCTCAGTGTAGTGCTATGCTAAGTCATttcctcattaagtgcttaacactCCAAACCAGGTGCAAtaatcacagatccaagtccaTTAAGATGTCTTAAGCTATAAAGTCGGcaacttggtggcttgcaacccactaAATGAACCCAAACTTGAAATATGACATCATACTTCCATAAAggtggctagatctcatgcatgatcACAAATGAGCACTAAAGGTTGAAACTTTACTGCATAAAGGACTCATATGatactaagggtggcaaccctagacTTAGAAACGTGCTGGAGTCATAAAGAtgcattcttgggaccaaaaagtccATAAAATTGTACcaagagagatctaagagattatTCATCAAGCtcaaagctttttaccttgaagagGTCCGAAATGAAACACTTgtcccagatctataagctctagCTTCCAAGGTTCCTCCTTCCCAATCTTCTTCCTTTCTCTTCCAAGCTAAAAACCACCAAGATGAGCTTTTCAAGGCCAAGATCTCTAAAAATGGAGGTTGGaacgttctagggtttcttctgaggttagggaggctgatatgggggctagggttgaagccattatgttctatttatagtggctCAACCCAAATTAGGGTTAATGAACTTTTGCGTATGCTGGGCATACGCCTCACACCTCCGCGATCCAAAGACctgctacgctgggcgtaacccagtttacgctgggcgtagccacGCGTGTCCAAAAGCATGCATGCCCCTTTCCTCATCAACCTTTTCCATTATGTGCCATAAAtgtcaatatcttcaaagtgtcataagtcctttattctaagtctgtttccgacgaactttatatccacgaaaaggtggcgagaagccctacgctctaGCAAGCCACCCTGGTCCGAAACCTTCTCGAATGAAACCCGttgcccataaaagaccgaaaggcccttactcttgatctcgggaatccataaataattacttttagaatggagcgttacaattctcccccacttaaatatgatttcgccctcgaaatcgccaaTTGCCAACTCTGGCTACCCAAAATCCCGAAAGGCAAATTTATGTATCTGAAACCTCCTCAGAAGAGACTATGGATTCATATTTGTAGCACTCATCTATTTCATCCTCTTTTAATTCTAGAAAGGGTAAAAATCATTTTGTGTATCTTCTCACCTATTCGACAGTCAAGATGCAGTTGGGTAATGTTAAAATAAAGACgctttgcaattaaacaaaagatgtTTCATTGTTTTAAGTTT is a window of Lactuca sativa cultivar Salinas chromosome 1, Lsat_Salinas_v11, whole genome shotgun sequence DNA encoding:
- the LOC128132029 gene encoding uncharacterized protein LOC128132029; this encodes MSKFDNYGLPKSRGTSIPHEDDIPRFDRGTRYHASLPPPPPIILPNPQNRRIERFNVTKALLEMKHEDGKPVCAHVLGMKSHIDRLIMLGALFPDELAISWILQSLPESYNKFKRKYYMMDHDANLIDLTYMLIAAESEMIWQSNRAYLLGKSTNHASEDVLGEPTCVCCQEKGRWIQVCPKSLKSPEDGRVKSMAVLQDQ